The genomic DNA ATGCACCGGCGATACTCGACGTCGACGACGCCAAGAGCCACAAGCAAGGTACCGGCGTAGGCGCTCTGGCCGAGGTTAGCAAACGCATGCATGCTGAGAATAAAATCTGCACCGTCGCTAGCTCCGTGGTCGGTGATGACGACAGAAACACCTTCTCTCGAGCAGTATCTCCTGTTGGTGCATCTCACCTACAGATCAGTAGTGCATTAGTACTTATCGATCCATACGATCTATATATAAGACTATATATGTGACTGGGTTAATTAACCTGATAGCACGCACCGCAACCAACCCCGTCTCTATAAAGTTTTGCTGATGCAGAGACATCCCCGCCATAGAGTGTTGCTCCCATGACCCCGTACTCGCATGCTCCGGCTGATGAAGAAGGTAACATAATTAATGCATAACACAAGAATTAATTAGACTTCAAAAGTCGAAGGAGCACTAGAATCACTTTCTGTTCCTTGGTGTTCGGAGTTGGAATAGTAAACAGCCCTGGTTCGAGAGAAGCAAGTGCTGCACGAGGTGCCTGCGGTAGTAGCACTTGCAGGAGCATATTGGAGGATGATGATCAGTGAAaagaagatgaggaagaaatGCTCTGTGCAAGGGCAGCccattttaatcaaattaattaataaatacaaGGCTAGCTGCTGAAGCAGATTATCGAAGCAGCTGGAAGACAGTACTGGTTCTATATATAGTCCAACTGAGGAGGAGCTAGGCACATGAAAATAACCAATAGATCGATTGCTAGCTAGCTCTTTCATCTGCCTTAATTACCTTAAAAATATTTCTAGTAGCTAGCTCTGTTGCACAAATTTCAATGATTTCATTAGCAAGTGCTGATCGAACTTTACTATTCTATTATACCTTTTGTTGATAATGAAATGGCAATGCATGGTTGCAGTAATTATGACCCAGCCCATTATACAAATACATGATATAAAGAACATACTTCACTTTAAGCACCTCTCGTAGTCATATAAACCAGCAAAAAGCATTGCAATTGTAATTTtgttttgaagaaaaaaaaaatacagatggGAAACTATATTAAAACATTATGattaaattcaaactttagaTCTTTGAAAACTAGACTGATCGAACAACTATTAATTAGTCCTATATAATTATATTTCACTATAAGAAAAAAACCTAACAACaatgatttttcaccgttgtcgtagcccatttagaactgttgttaaatgccgtgttgttaaaaggggtgcccaaagacaacagtttttaactgttgtctttgaaggcaaaaacaacatttttacaacggtgaaaactgttgtcttttccttcaaagacaacagtttttcaccgttgtctttgagcgtctacctttaataacatgatcttcaacaacaattttaaactatctacgacatcGGTGAAAAACCAttatcttttttagataaaaaataaaaaaaattaatacacaattttccaatattataaatcattcaaaatactaaattttaaaataaaatttaatatagaattttctaacattcaaaaataatatctataacattctgaagaaatttcataagcaaccaacaaaatttcataagcaaccaacaaaatgataacactattaaaacaaaggtagaacaatataacacgagattttctacttagatatCGGTGAAGaagagggattgcagctcctagtgctccttaatttgttaaagtctctccatttttttagcttgtcggcattcttcccaatactcttgaggacacctattcgaataaagatatatattacaaattagaaactaaactgtacgcgtgattctaattgcactgcataaatgttacataaccacAAAAACTATTTGATAtagtcatctaacagaagtgcaaaaagcgttatctatgtaatataaatggtaacctcttgaaacaatatggtggctcttaaatttcttattaagcagaattttcattctatgtcactgcatacaaagcttTTATTATAAACCATGCAAACATTATTTTTTCCAGTGATCAAGCAGCATTAATTCTAAAAGGTACAATCTAATGCAAACGTTCCCACACACTCCATATGATGCTAAGGAGTAAGTCATACATTAAATTCAAAAAGGGGccattaaaggaaagaatgtcttaaataaaaatgaatccagAAAGTTACCATAGGCTTTGGATTAATACTTTAAGTTACGTTGATCATGAGCTAAATCATAAAAAGAGAAGTGGAGTGGCATGTTACATCAGTTGACTTTctaatctttaatttaagtttCACCATTTAAAGAAACAAGTCTATTTCGTCCTCTTGGAATCTCAAGATCTATTACATCATCAAGCTGATGCATAGGATACCAATTTAGATGTTAACAGCTTATAAAGTATATTCCTCATTAAATTTGTATCCTCACCTTAAGAAAATCTAGAATATACTATTTTAAAGTCATGAACACGTTAAGGTTTTCACCAAGTATAGTAGGAATGGCTGCAGTAATTACCTGAAACAACATAAATCGTTAGTTTTGAAGGCAGAGTAGAGAGATGTCTTGCAACTTTTAGAAATCAATGCAACA from Zingiber officinale cultivar Zhangliang chromosome 4A, Zo_v1.1, whole genome shotgun sequence includes the following:
- the LOC121972328 gene encoding expansin-like B1; translated protein: MGCPCTEHFFLIFFSLIIILQYAPASATTAGTSCSTCFSRTRAVYYSNSEHQGTETGACEYGVMGATLYGGDVSASAKLYRDGVGCGACYQVRCTNRRYCSREGVSVVITDHGASDGADFILSMHAFANLGQSAYAGTLLVALGVVDVEYRRVSCSYPNKNITFKMDHSADFPYYFAFQIWFQQGDRDIVAVQLCETESLSCKLMERSHGAVWAMGSPPEGPLSVRMLLSGEEDRVETWLVPPNDIPEFWRANDVYDSGIQVE